A region from the Leopardus geoffroyi isolate Oge1 chromosome E3, O.geoffroyi_Oge1_pat1.0, whole genome shotgun sequence genome encodes:
- the FOXL3 gene encoding forkhead box L3 has protein sequence MFDSSQYPYNCFNYDADDYPVGSSDEQKRLTRPAYSYIALIAMAIQQSPSGRVTLSGIYDFITRKFPYYRANQRAWQNSIRHNLSLNSCFVKVPRTEGHEKGKGNYWTLAAGCESLLDLFENGNYRRRRRRRGPKREGAGQVRAGGAEGPQGPPEPAPGQPPAPASPAALGKEEHRGIKFSIDYILSAPGPFAGLKGPYGQQEGRTPRLEAQPTNLHLWTI, from the exons ATGTTTGACAGCTCGCAGTATCCCTACAATTGCTTCAATTATGACGCCGACGACTACCCGGTGGGCAGCTCCGACGAGCAGAAGCGGCTCACGAGGCCCGCGTACAG CTACATCGCGCTGATCGCCATGGCCATCCAGCAGAGCCCCTCGGGCAGGGTGACCCTGTCCGGCATCTACGACTTCATCACGCGCAAGTTCCCCTACTACCGAGCCAACCAGCGCGCCTGGCAGAACTCCATCCGCCACAACCTGTCCCTCAACAGCTGCTTCGTGAAG GTGCCTCGGACGGAGGGCCACGAGAAGGGCAAGGGGAACTACTGGACGTTGGCGGCTGGCTGCGAGTCGCTGCTGGACCTCTTCGAGAACGGCAACTACCGCAGGCGGCGCCGGCGCCGCGGCCCCAAGcgcgagggggcggggcaggtgcGTGCGGGGGGCGCGGAGGGGCCGCAGGGGCCCCCTGAGCCAGCCCCAGgccagccccccgcccctgccagccCGGctgccctggggaaggaggagcacAGGGGCATCAAGTTCAGCATTGACTACATCCTGTCGGCGCCGGGCCCTTTCGCGGGGCTCAAGGGTCCCTACGGCCAGCAGGAGGGCAGAACCCCCCGGCTGGAGGCCCAGCCAACGAACCTCCACCTGTGGACGATATGA